GAGGTCGATCTTGTCGAGGCAGTGGCGCCAGAACGCGTTGTAGCCGTAGCAGAGATCGGTGTAGCGGGCGCCGAACTTCTTGTTGACGACCGTGCACAGCGCCCAGTTGCCGAGCTTGCGGATCGGCGTCATGTCGTCGGTGCCGCCGCCGTTGGCGAAGCGGGAGCCCTTGGCGAAGTCGGCGCCCGAGACGAGCGCGGAGACGTACGACACGATCTCGTCGCCGTCCGCCGACCCGTCCGCGTCGACCATCACGATGATGTCGCCGGTGCAGGCCTCGAACCCGGTGATCAGGGCATCCCCCTTGCCCTTGCCCTGCTGTTCGACGACCTTCACCCCGGGCCACAGATCACGGGCGACCTCGACGGTGTCGTCGGTGGAGTTGCCGTCGACCAGGACCACTTCATGGATCCAGTCGGGCAGTGTCTTGAAGACGTACGGCAGGTTCTGCGCCTCGTTCATGGCGGGGATCACCACACTCACCGGTGGCGTGATCGCCAGGTGGGAGGAGATCGGCCGGTACACGTCGGCCGTGGTCGGTTGCTGATCGGCGATCGTGGGCTCCTGGCCCGGTATCGCCGGTCGCAGAACAGAACTCATGAGTCTGGTCCCTCTCGTCCGGTGGACGGCCCGCCCCCGGGCAGCCCGGTTATTTGTCCGGTTCGAAAGGGGGGTTCTCACTCAC
The DNA window shown above is from Streptomyces sp. NBC_01451 and carries:
- a CDS encoding glycosyltransferase family 2 protein, with translation MSSVLRPAIPGQEPTIADQQPTTADVYRPISSHLAITPPVSVVIPAMNEAQNLPYVFKTLPDWIHEVVLVDGNSTDDTVEVARDLWPGVKVVEQQGKGKGDALITGFEACTGDIIVMVDADGSADGDEIVSYVSALVSGADFAKGSRFANGGGTDDMTPIRKLGNWALCTVVNKKFGARYTDLCYGYNAFWRHCLDKIDLDCTGFEIETLINIRVVKAGLKVQEIPSHEYLRIHGTSNLRAVRDGLRVLRVILKERSNRRALRSRSHSRVLSASRGEAS